The following is a genomic window from Niabella soli DSM 19437.
GTTACTGTTGCGCGGCTTTGCATTGGACGTATTGGAAAAAATACAATCGGATGATGTGCGCGCTTATGTAGATGTGCTGGTGAATAAAAGCCTGAACATTCGCTAAGCCGTTCGCGTTTTTAATTAATTGTGCTGACGTTATGTTAATTATAAAATAAAGTAACAGTTGTGTTGTGAGAAGCAAGGCGATCATTACGAGTTCTTCTCATTCACTTTTGACCTTTCACAATTGACTTCCTGCCAGCAATCGATCAAACGAATAATATGATCACAGCAGTTGAAACAAATACCGTATTGGATATTGCGGCCATCCGCAACGGTTTCCCCATTCTGAACAGAAAGATAAAGGGGCATCCGTTGGTGTACCTCGACAATGCAGCCACTTCTCAAAAACCGCAGGTAGTGATTGACGCGTTGGTACATTACTATACCCAATTGAACGCCAATGTGCATCGCGGCATTCATACCCTTGCAGAGGAAGCCACTGCTGCATTTGAAGCCACAAGGGATGCCTTGCAGCAATTCATCAACGCTAAATACCGGGAAGAGATCATTTATACCAGAGGCACTACTGAAGGTATAAACCTGGTGGCCTATACCTGGGGACGTAGCAATTTGAATGAGGGCGATGAAGTGATCATTTCCGGCATGGAGCACCACTCTAATATTGTTCCCTGGCAGATCGTATGTGAAGAAAAAAAAGCGGTATTGAAAGTTATCCCGGTTACCGAATCGGGAGAACTGGAGATGGAAACCTTTTATCAATTGCTTTCCGGCAGAACAAAGATCGTATCCGTAGTGCAGGTGTCCAACGCTTTGGGCACTATCAACCCCGTTAAAGAGATCATTGACGCGGCCCATCAAAAAGGCGCGGTTGTTTTAGTGGATGGCGCGCAGTCTTCCCTCCATTTGGATATTGATGTGCAGGCGCTCGACTGCGATTTTTTTGCACTTTCCGCGCATAAAATGCTGGGGCCAACCGGCGCGGGTGCGCTGTATGGCAAGAAACAGCTGCTGGAAGCCATGCCCGTCTTTAACGGGGGTGGTGAAATGATCAAGGAAGTTACTTTTGAGAGAACAACTTATAATGAACTTCCTTATAAATTTGAAGCAGGCACGCCCAATATTGCCGACTTCGTGGCATTCAAACCGGCGATCGAATACATCAATACACTGGGCAAAAAAAATATGCGGGTGCATGAAGATGCCCTACTCCGCTATGCTACAGACAAAATAAAAGAAATTGATGGCATCCGGATTATTGGCGAAGCGAAAGAAAAAGCCAGTGTACTTTCCTTTGTGATCGATAGGGTGCATCCGCAGGATATAGGTATTTTACTGGACAACAAAGGTATTGCGGTACGCACCGGGCATCATTGCGCGGAGCCGCTGATGAACCGTTTTTGCATCCCCGGAACCATCCGTGCTTCCTTTGCAGTTTATAACACCATGGAAGAAATCGATCAGTTGGCGGAAGGATTAAAAAAGGCGATCGGACTATTAAGGTAAAATCGCCAAAGGCGATAGAATAAAGATGCGAGGCGAAACGCCTCGCACAGCATCAAAAGGCGGATGCAGTACCGTATTAAACAAGTATAAATGAGCGACGTCAAATCCATACCGGAAATAGAAGCAGAAATAGTAGAGGAGTTCTCGTTATTCGACTCCTGGGATGACAAATATGAGTATATTATCGACCTGGGAAAGAAACTGCCGCCGCTGGATGACGCGTACAAAAAGGAGGAGTATAAAGTAAAAGGATGTCAATCTACCGTATGGCTGGCAGCCGATTACCAGGATGGTAAAGTCTCTTATAAAGCGGAAAGCGATGCCATTATCGTAAAAGGGCTCATTAGCATGCTGATCCGTGTATTATCGAACCACACCCCTGATGAGATCCTGGCAGCAGACATGGACTTTATCAATAAGATCGGCATGACCAGTCACCTGGCCCAAACCCGGTCGAATGGATTAAGGGCAATGGTGAAGCAGATGAAACATTATGCCCTCGCATTTAAAAGTTTGAAATTTGACGCTTGATTTTGGATGCATAATGCTGAACGCATAACGCTCAATGCGGTAATAGGTAATAGTCAATGGTTCATTGTTCATAGCGAAAGATTGAACCATGAACTAAAAACTAATAACTAAAAATTTACACAATGGAACCCGATACAATTGAAGAAAAAGTAATTAAGGAGCTACAAACGGTGTTTGATCCGGAGCTGCCTGTAAATATTTATGAGCTGGGACTGATCTATAAAGTAGAAGTGCTGAACGATAATTATGTAAAAATATTAATGACACTTACGGCTCCCTCCTGCCCCGCGGCGCAGTCGCTCCCCGTGGAAGTAGATCAGAAGATCCGCGCCATTGAAGGGGTAAGCGATGTGGACGTGACCATAACCTGGGATCCCGCATGGAACAAGAGCATGATGAGTGAGGCAGCCCAGTTGGAGCTTGGATTCTTATAGTTTTTCATTGCTGTCCTCATACGTAAACGTTAAACGACAAACCTCAAAAAAATGAAGATTACCGCACAGGAAGAATATGGTTTACGAATGCTTATCCGCATCGCGTCCTGCAAAGAGGAAGACGGATTAAGTATTCCGCAATTGAGCGAAGCAGAAGGGCTTTCTACCCATTATGTGGCCAAGATCGCCCGGGTGCTTAGAATGGCCCGTTTTATCCGCAGCACTCCCGGCAATAAAGGTGGCTATATCCTGGCACGCCTGCCGGAAGAAATCGTAATTAAAGAAGTGCTGGATATCCTGGGAGGAGTACTGTTTGATACCAGTTTTTGCGGCGCCCATAAGGGAAATATGCGGTTTTGCACCAATTCCGTCGACTGTTCCGCCCGCTCTTTATGGCAAATCCTCCAACTAACCATAGATAAGTTATTGGTACAGATCACTTTAAAAGACCTGATCGGCCGCGAAGAAGAATCTTCTCAAAAGTTTAATATGCTGGTGCGGCAAAACCCCGTCTTATAATCTTTTTTCTGATTTTTTATACTTTAATTTATAGTTATTTGATTGACAAGGTTTTAATTTTATAATTTTTTTTATCGGTCCGGGTTACCTTTTGTTCATTGCCGTATTAATATCAAATTATAATTTTAAAATTTTAAAAAACAAACAATGAAAAAATTATTTGCAATTGCATTGATCGCGGTTTCTTTCGCAGCTTGTAACAGTGGTGAAAACAAAACAGAAACTACTACTGCAGATTCTTCTGCTACTACAACTACAGCAGCTCCTGAAACTACACCAGCTCCTGCAGTAGATTCTACTAAGAAAGATTCTACAACTACAGCTCCTGCTGCTGCTGATACTACTAAAAAAGCAAAGTAATTTAGTTAGAAGCTTATAGCAAAAAGTTTAAATGACCGGCTGAAATTATTCAGCCGGTTTTATTTTATCTCCCAATTACCGAAACCACATAAGGTTTTTTGAGTACCTTTAGTTAAAGCCACAAACTTTAATCTATTCTGTAACCGGGCCTTATGCGCAAACACATTCTAACGTTAATTGGTGCCTGTTTTTTTTATTGCGTCTTACCGGCGCAATCGGTTATGTTTCCCGGCAGGTATTCAGACAGCCTGCAACGTTTAGCCCTGTTTTCAAAAAATGACAGCATCCGTGCCGTCAACTACTTTCTCCTTTCAGAATATTTCAGCTATTCGGACACCGCCCGTTCTAAATGGTATTTACGGGAAGGAGAACGGTTTGCAAAGAATAACCCTTACCTGCAGGCACTTAATGATTATTATACAGGCTTTTTTCTTTATGATATCGACCGGCAGGCAGCCGCAGCAAAATTCCTGCAAGCGGAACGGGAATTTGAAAAACTACCCAATAGGGAATCCATAAAATTTGCAGCAAAATCCTGGAGAAGCTATGGTACCTTGTTGCAATATAAAGATAATGACCTGGGAATGCTGGATGCGCTGCTGAACAAAGCCTTACCCCTCGCCCAAAAAGCAAATGATACCACGTTTATAGGCTCGCTTTATCATGACATTGGAATGATCTTTATGAATCAGAAAATGTACAAAAAAGCTGAAGAGTTCTATGCCAGGGCGATGGAACGCCTGGAGCTTAAGCAGGATAACCTGGAAGTGCTGATTTACGCATTAGACAACCGGGGGTTGAATTACTGCTATATGGACAGCCTGAATAAAGCGTCTTTGATTGTAAAAAGAGTAGAGTCGATCCTAAAAAACTATGCCCG
Proteins encoded in this region:
- a CDS encoding cysteine desulfurase — translated: MITAVETNTVLDIAAIRNGFPILNRKIKGHPLVYLDNAATSQKPQVVIDALVHYYTQLNANVHRGIHTLAEEATAAFEATRDALQQFINAKYREEIIYTRGTTEGINLVAYTWGRSNLNEGDEVIISGMEHHSNIVPWQIVCEEKKAVLKVIPVTESGELEMETFYQLLSGRTKIVSVVQVSNALGTINPVKEIIDAAHQKGAVVLVDGAQSSLHLDIDVQALDCDFFALSAHKMLGPTGAGALYGKKQLLEAMPVFNGGGEMIKEVTFERTTYNELPYKFEAGTPNIADFVAFKPAIEYINTLGKKNMRVHEDALLRYATDKIKEIDGIRIIGEAKEKASVLSFVIDRVHPQDIGILLDNKGIAVRTGHHCAEPLMNRFCIPGTIRASFAVYNTMEEIDQLAEGLKKAIGLLR
- a CDS encoding SUF system Fe-S cluster assembly protein, whose amino-acid sequence is MEPDTIEEKVIKELQTVFDPELPVNIYELGLIYKVEVLNDNYVKILMTLTAPSCPAAQSLPVEVDQKIRAIEGVSDVDVTITWDPAWNKSMMSEAAQLELGFL
- a CDS encoding RrF2 family transcriptional regulator, with product MKITAQEEYGLRMLIRIASCKEEDGLSIPQLSEAEGLSTHYVAKIARVLRMARFIRSTPGNKGGYILARLPEEIVIKEVLDILGGVLFDTSFCGAHKGNMRFCTNSVDCSARSLWQILQLTIDKLLVQITLKDLIGREEESSQKFNMLVRQNPVL
- a CDS encoding SufE family protein, which gives rise to MSDVKSIPEIEAEIVEEFSLFDSWDDKYEYIIDLGKKLPPLDDAYKKEEYKVKGCQSTVWLAADYQDGKVSYKAESDAIIVKGLISMLIRVLSNHTPDEILAADMDFINKIGMTSHLAQTRSNGLRAMVKQMKHYALAFKSLKFDA